In Rhodamnia argentea isolate NSW1041297 chromosome 11, ASM2092103v1, whole genome shotgun sequence, one genomic interval encodes:
- the LOC115731658 gene encoding uncharacterized protein LOC115731658: MEQRICEVEGTYNIPRVDFSAFSKVSVPEKFKMPDFKKYDGTSNPVQHVQMYQAGMNKYVANGPLMVRTFQASLKDAVMKWYTYYKICSTKDWEKAANEFIGHFSFNLDVATTKEDPEQAEMKKGETIKRYATGWRNVASQLKLVPLERELMRLFVSTLSQAMQSCILGTTAISFSHLIAMVEEVESGPKKGT, from the coding sequence ATGGAACAGAGGATATGTGAGGTAGAAGGGACGTACAACATACCTCGGGTTGATTTCTCTGCTTTCTCAAAGGTTAGTGTGCCGGAGaaattcaagatgcccgacttcaaAAAGTACGATGGCACCTCCAACCCGGTGCAGCATGTCCAGATGTACCAAGCCGGAATGAATAAGTATGTGGCTAATGGCCCTCTGATGgttcggactttccaggctagtctgAAAGACGCGGTTATGAAATGGTATACATATTATAAAATTTGTAGCACGAAGGATTGGGAAAAGGCAGCCAACGAATTTATCGGGCATTTCAGTTTTAACTTGGACGTTGCCACCACCAAAGAAGATCCGGAGCAAGCAGAAATGAAAAAGGGTGAGACGATCAAGCGGTATGCCACCGGATGGAGGAACGTTGCATCTCAGCTGAAGCTAGTTCCGCTTGAGCGGGAGCTCATGAGATTGTTTGTCTCCACCCTCTCCCAAGCAATGCAGTCATGTATCCTTGGCACCACCGCAATATCATTCAGTCACCTCATTGCAATGGTTGAGGAAGTGGAAAGCGGCCCGAAAAAGGGTACGTAA